From a single Paenibacillus sp. FSL W8-0426 genomic region:
- a CDS encoding glycoside hydrolase family 18 protein, translating to MSRKWIIGYVGHRDLKSVTEADLKRMTHINIAFAGIREGAIHTEHLQNMDQVSVIKRTHPDLRFILSVGGWSSGGFSEAAATAEGRNRIAESAVLAVTTYGLDGIDLDWEYPCYGEAGIAASASDKPNFTMLLKTIREALTRQGELDGKYYMLTIAAGADQYYVDGTEMDQVQRYVDYVQLMTYDMRGGFQVLTGHHTNLFTPTGDLFRISVDASVQTFHRAGVPKDKIIIGAAFYSRMWKGVPDRNDGLHQMAETTGGYGPEYTELNANYIGLNGYTRHWDDEAKAPYLFNGHTFISYDDPDSIRAKCRYVHDHELGGIMFWEYKCDKTHQLLETMDHEFDSQS from the coding sequence ATGAGCCGAAAATGGATCATCGGATACGTCGGTCATCGTGATCTGAAGAGCGTGACAGAGGCCGATCTGAAACGAATGACGCACATCAATATCGCTTTTGCCGGTATTCGGGAGGGAGCCATTCACACCGAGCATTTGCAAAACATGGATCAAGTTTCCGTGATCAAGAGGACCCATCCGGATTTGCGCTTTATTTTGTCCGTTGGAGGCTGGAGCTCCGGCGGTTTTTCGGAGGCAGCGGCGACGGCAGAGGGCAGGAATAGAATCGCCGAATCTGCTGTGCTAGCCGTAACCACTTATGGACTTGATGGCATTGATTTGGATTGGGAATACCCATGTTATGGAGAGGCTGGGATTGCGGCATCCGCAAGTGACAAGCCGAACTTCACGATGCTGCTGAAAACCATCAGGGAAGCGTTGACACGGCAGGGTGAGTTGGACGGGAAGTATTATATGCTGACCATTGCAGCGGGAGCGGACCAATACTACGTGGATGGAACGGAAATGGATCAGGTGCAAAGGTACGTCGATTACGTGCAGCTGATGACCTATGACATGCGGGGCGGCTTTCAGGTATTAACGGGACATCATACAAATCTCTTTACGCCAACTGGGGATTTGTTCCGCATCAGCGTTGATGCTTCGGTCCAAACGTTTCACAGGGCAGGTGTGCCCAAGGACAAGATCATCATCGGTGCCGCGTTCTATTCCCGCATGTGGAAGGGTGTGCCCGACCGGAACGATGGATTGCATCAAATGGCAGAAACGACCGGCGGTTACGGTCCGGAGTATACGGAGTTAAACGCCAATTACATTGGGTTGAACGGGTATACCAGGCATTGGGATGATGAAGCAAAGGCGCCGTATCTCTTTAATGGACACACGTTTATTTCTTATGACGATCCTGACTCCATCCGAGCCAAATGCCGATATGTACATGATCATGAATTGGGCGGCATTATGTTTTGGGAATATAAATGTGACAAGACACATCAATTGCTCGAAACGATGGATCATGAATTTGACAGCCAATCGTAA
- a CDS encoding transglutaminase-like domain-containing protein, with translation MERWECEMSVQTSVFSLSPEEMNRIEDKLRLKRELVGSRLNEMFAVFQETLSPEEEWALKYLYAYSPLQDLADVPGALLLSHVRAALKIRHEVPWGEQVPDDLFLYFVLPCRVNTENIEDWRAAFYAELAGRIHGLSMADAILEANYWCHEKAVYTGSDLRTVSPLTMIRSARGRCGEESTLAVAALRSIGIPARQVYTPRWAHCDDNHAWVEAWADGRWHYIGACEPEARLNQGWFTPPARRSMLMNTRVLGNYQGPDDITLAEEGFTELNLLENYAPAKTITVAVRDQDGGMIEGAAVRFELYNMAEFYPIAELMTDGEGQVGFKTGFGDLLIRAVYRGRWQERKVSIGKLDSLELVLDLNSEPVQERGVVDLDMVPPPETEGDELPAVTDAAESLHQRRLQNGDAVRALFEGTFVTESESHRLARQLGLSEARVWDILQKARGNGHEIAGFLRESSPEHGEWPLLLLESLNSKDLIDTFRPVLNEHLNESLPLRGMLPDHLFIPYVLCPRVSYEMLGLYRREFRDSFKADECGSMVKDPALLAAVLKRNYVYVENLPNLKGKGTAVGTYRLMAGDEESLAILFVSMCRSLGIPARLHPLERKPQYWKQGAWMSADFGDQEDVEQGSGFIQLKRMETALATPKASYYENVTIARLVEGKYVTLHLPHGETNLFAAPLEVEQGSYRMTTGVRLKNGTVSVKLTYFEVQAGEETHVDVNFRSVEEDLPVLGAVDQQMELRWQDGTVTRLNDQSLGLTSGALLAWIEPGREPTMHLLRELADSNQALAEGGLPIVLITPSLGTISPFSADPLKQLPAQVRFAEMNKGAIPEVLCSPIALESGFPHLAVLDQQYRIRYVSYGYRIGAVKEAVRVGVMLAK, from the coding sequence ATGGAAAGATGGGAATGCGAGATGAGTGTGCAAACGTCGGTTTTTTCCCTTTCCCCCGAAGAGATGAATCGGATTGAAGATAAGCTGCGGTTAAAAAGGGAGCTAGTCGGGTCAAGGCTGAATGAAATGTTTGCCGTATTCCAAGAAACGTTGTCTCCGGAAGAGGAATGGGCGCTCAAATATCTGTATGCATACAGCCCGCTTCAGGATTTAGCCGATGTCCCTGGTGCATTACTTCTCAGTCATGTCAGGGCCGCGCTGAAGATTCGGCATGAGGTGCCTTGGGGAGAACAGGTTCCGGATGATTTATTCCTGTACTTTGTGTTGCCATGCAGGGTAAATACAGAAAACATCGAAGACTGGCGAGCTGCCTTTTACGCAGAACTGGCGGGCCGCATCCACGGTCTGTCCATGGCCGATGCCATCCTGGAGGCTAATTACTGGTGCCACGAAAAAGCGGTCTATACCGGAAGCGATCTGCGCACCGTTTCTCCGCTCACGATGATTCGGAGCGCAAGGGGAAGATGCGGCGAGGAATCGACGCTTGCCGTGGCTGCCCTTAGAAGCATCGGCATTCCTGCTCGCCAAGTCTACACGCCTCGTTGGGCGCATTGCGACGATAACCATGCTTGGGTGGAAGCGTGGGCGGATGGAAGGTGGCATTACATCGGGGCGTGCGAGCCGGAAGCGAGGTTGAACCAAGGTTGGTTTACGCCGCCTGCCCGCCGCTCGATGCTGATGAACACAAGAGTGCTGGGAAACTATCAGGGTCCGGATGACATCACTCTTGCCGAAGAAGGGTTTACCGAACTGAACCTGCTGGAGAACTACGCGCCTGCCAAAACGATCACCGTAGCGGTTAGAGATCAAGACGGCGGGATGATCGAAGGTGCTGCCGTCCGCTTCGAATTGTATAACATGGCCGAATTCTACCCCATTGCAGAGCTGATGACGGATGGGGAAGGGCAGGTCGGCTTTAAGACAGGATTTGGCGATTTGCTCATCAGGGCCGTGTATCGTGGGCGGTGGCAGGAGCGCAAGGTCAGCATTGGCAAATTGGACTCATTGGAGCTTGTTTTGGACCTGAACAGCGAACCTGTTCAGGAACGGGGCGTCGTTGATTTGGATATGGTTCCTCCACCCGAGACGGAAGGCGACGAACTGCCGGCAGTGACGGATGCAGCCGAGTCCTTGCATCAACGTCGATTGCAGAACGGGGACGCTGTTCGCGCATTGTTCGAAGGCACATTTGTGACGGAGTCGGAGAGCCATCGTTTAGCTCGGCAACTTGGCCTTTCTGAAGCACGGGTGTGGGATATCTTGCAAAAGGCGCGTGGAAACGGGCATGAAATAGCCGGATTTCTTCGGGAGAGCTCGCCCGAGCATGGGGAGTGGCCGCTGCTGTTGTTGGAATCGCTGAATAGCAAGGATTTGATCGACACATTTCGTCCTGTCCTGAATGAACATTTGAATGAATCGCTGCCTCTTCGCGGCATGCTGCCGGATCATTTGTTCATTCCTTATGTCCTGTGCCCGCGCGTTTCCTATGAAATGCTTGGCTTGTACCGAAGAGAATTCCGTGATTCCTTCAAAGCGGATGAGTGTGGTTCCATGGTGAAGGACCCGGCGCTTCTTGCCGCTGTACTGAAAAGGAATTATGTTTATGTTGAAAATTTGCCGAATCTAAAAGGCAAGGGAACAGCTGTGGGCACCTATCGGCTGATGGCCGGAGATGAAGAGTCGCTGGCGATTTTGTTTGTTTCCATGTGCCGCAGCTTGGGCATACCCGCTCGCCTGCATCCCCTGGAACGCAAACCTCAATACTGGAAACAGGGGGCATGGATGAGTGCAGATTTTGGAGATCAGGAAGATGTGGAGCAGGGCAGCGGTTTTATTCAACTCAAACGGATGGAAACGGCGCTGGCGACGCCAAAAGCATCTTATTATGAAAATGTCACGATTGCACGTCTTGTTGAAGGGAAATACGTAACGCTGCATTTGCCGCATGGAGAAACGAATCTGTTCGCGGCTCCGCTGGAGGTCGAGCAAGGATCTTATCGCATGACGACAGGCGTACGTTTGAAAAACGGCACGGTTAGCGTGAAGTTGACGTACTTCGAGGTGCAGGCGGGGGAAGAAACCCATGTTGACGTAAACTTCCGGAGTGTGGAGGAGGACCTTCCCGTTCTTGGCGCGGTAGATCAACAAATGGAGCTGCGTTGGCAGGACGGAACCGTAACCCGACTCAATGACCAAAGTCTTGGCCTGACTTCAGGCGCACTGCTGGCCTGGATCGAACCAGGAAGGGAACCGACCATGCATTTGTTGAGAGAGCTGGCCGATTCGAACCAAGCGTTGGCAGAAGGCGGTCTCCCGATCGTGCTGATTACACCTTCCTTGGGTACGATCAGTCCTTTTAGCGCAGATCCGTTGAAGCAGCTACCGGCACAGGTTCGATTCGCAGAAATGAACAAAGGCGCAATACCCGAAGTGCTGTGCAGTCCAATCGCGTTAGAGTCGGGATTCCCTCACCTTGCGGTGCTGGATCAACAATACCGCATTCGGTATGTTTCTTACGGTTATCGCATCGGAGCCGTGAAGGAAGCTGTTCGTGTCGGCGTTATGCTCGCGAAGTGA